From Nicotiana tabacum cultivar K326 chromosome 20, ASM71507v2, whole genome shotgun sequence, one genomic window encodes:
- the LOC142174520 gene encoding uncharacterized protein LOC142174520 yields MVLQQQYREKGFKKYSELISFLLVAERNNDLLMRNYENRSTGSTPLPKVDEVYSHYAKRGKGRGPIRGRGRGHGHGRGQGRNFSGVNHPSKKNNHQKWKGKDEKPKANGSETECYRCGGKGHWANICRVPRASLKNKGPKANFVSDNDFDITHLDVADFFEHPDGKIDHLIGDRSVVKED; encoded by the coding sequence atggtcttgCAACAGCAATACAGAGAGAAAGGTTTCAAAAAGTACTCTGAGTTGATTTCTTTTCTCCTTGTGGCTGAGCGAAACAATGACTTGCTCATGAGAAATTACGAAAATCGATCCactgggtctacaccattgcctAAAGTGGATGAGGTATATTCCCATTATGCTAAGCGTGGAAAAGGCCGTGGCCCTATtcgtggtcgtggtcgtggtcATGGTCATGGCCGTGGACAAGGAAGAAATTTTTCTGGTGTTAATCACCCctcaaagaaaaataaccaccaaaagtggaAAGGAAAAGATGAGAAACCAAAGGCAAATGGTTCAGAAACCGAATGTTATCGTTGCGGTGGAAAAGGTCATTGGGCAAATATTTGTCGTGTACCAAGAGCATCTCTAAAGAATAAAGGTCCTAAAGCCAATTTTGTCTCTGACAATGATtttgacatcacccacttggatgtgGCTGACTTCTTTGAGCACCCTGATGGGAAAATAGACCACTTGATCGGTGATAGATCCGTGGTTAAAGAAGATTGA
- the LOC107830713 gene encoding laccase-14-like, with protein MVYLGKMRFIMKVFILQFVGVLFFSGLLLTQAFVHRHRFVVKEAPYTRLCSTKNILTVNGKFPGPVLYANTGDTLVVDVYNQGSQNITIHWHGVKQPRYPWSDGPEFITQCPIRPGTKFSQKIKLSDEEGTLWWHAHSDWSRATVNGALVIRPANKTQYPFPKPDAEIPIIIGEWWKSDVQEVVDEFLASGGDVNISDAYLINGQPGDLYPCSRNGTYKLTVDYGKTYLLRMVNAVMNNQMFFSIANHQITVVGSDAAYLKPFKTDYIIISPGQTIDLLLEANQPLNHYYMASRAYSSNPGIRYDDTNTTAILQYRGNYTPSSPPSFPNNLPNHTDTNAFVSFTGKFRFLANKEHPMNVPLNVTKKLLFTFSVNTLPCANESCLGPNGDKFAASVNNISFVMPQIDILEAYYKQINGIYGDDFPSVPPLKFNYTGDSLPVEFQRVDRRTEVHVLEYGSTVEIVLQGTNLLGGVDHPIHLHGYSFYVVGLGFGNFDKEKDPLNYNVVDPPLQNTIAIPRNGWAAIRFTANNPGVWFMHCHFERHISWGMDMAFIVKDGKGLDQKLLPPPPDMPNC; from the exons ATGGTTTATCTTGGAAAAATGAGGTTTATAATGAAGGTTTTCATCCTTCAATTTGTAGGAGTTCTCTTCTTTTCTGGCCTTTTACTTACTCAGGCTTTTGTTCACCGTCATCGATTTGTC GTGAAAGAAGCTCCATACACTAGACTTTGCAGCACAAAGAACATATTAACTGTCAATGGAAAATTCCCAGGGCCAGTTCTTTATGCCAATACCGGCGATACGCTCGTTGTCGATGTGTATAACCAGGGAAGCCAAAATATAACCATCCATTG GCATGGTGTGAAACAACCAAGATATCCCTGGTCAGATGGTCCTGAATTTATTACTCAATGCCCAATCCGACCGGGAACAAAATTCAGTCAGAAGATTAAGCTTTCAGATGAGGAGGGCACATTGTGGTGGCACGCTCATAGCGATTGGTCACGAGCCACAGTGAATGGTGCTCTCGTGATCCGTCCTGCAAATAAAACTCAATATCCTTTCCCTAAACCTGATGCTGAAATCCCCATCATAATAG GGGAATGGTGGAAGAGTGATGTACAAGAGGTGGTTGATGAGTTTCTCGCAAGTGGAGGAGATGTAAATATTTCAGATGCTTACCTTATAAATGGTCAACCAGGGGATTTATATCCTTGCTCAAGAAATG GTACATACAAGCTAACAGTTGACTATGGCAAGACTTATTTGCTTCGAATGGTGAACGCTGTAATGAACAATCAAATGTTCTTCTCCATAGcaaatcatcaaatcactgtaGTAGGATCAGATGCTGCCTATTTAAAGCCATTCAAAACAGATTATATCATAATTTCTCCTGGACAGACCATTGATTTATTACTTGAAGCAAATCAACCCCTCAACCATTATTACATGGCTTCAAGAGCTTACAGTAGCAACCCTGGAATTCGATACGATGACACAAACACCACCGCCATCCTCCAGTATCGGGGAAATTACACCCCGTCTTCACCACCATCCTTCCCGAATAATCTCCCTAATCACACCGATACAAATGCATTTGTTAGTTTCACGGGGAAATTCCGGTTTTTGGCTAATAAGGAACATCCAATGAACGTGCCATTGAACGTTACAAAAAAATTGTTATTTACATTTTCGGTTAACACATTGCCATGTGCTAATGAGTCGTGCCTTGGACCAAATGGAGATAAATTTGCAGCTAGTGTGAATAATATAAGTTTTGTTATGCCTCAAATTGACATACTTGAAGCTTATTATAAGCAGATAAATGGGATTTATGGAGATGATTTTCCTAGTGTTCCACCTTTGAAATTCAACTACACAGGGGATTCATTACCTGTGGAATTTCAAAGAGTTGATAGGAGAACAGAAGTGCATGTTCTTGAATATGGATCAACGGTGGAGATTGTTTTGCAGGGGACTAATTTATTGGGTGGAGTTGATCATCCCATTCATTTGCATGGATACAGTTTTTAtgtggttggtttgggttttggaaattttgataaggagaaggacccTTTGAATTATAATGTTGTTGATCCTCCTCTTCAGAACACTATTGCTATTCCAAGAAATGGCTGGGCAGCCATCAGATTCACAGCCAATAATCCTG GTGTGTGGTTTATGCACTGCCATTTCGAGCGTCACATAAGCTGGGGAATGGATATGGCATTCATTGTTAAGGATGGAAAAGGCTTGGATCAGAAACTTCTGCCTCCACCTCCAGATATGCCCAATTGTTGA